Proteins from a genomic interval of Agrococcus sp. ARC_14:
- a CDS encoding dihydrolipoamide acetyltransferase family protein, with protein sequence MATEVRIPTTGNAGEDAVLVEWLVEVGQQVEAGATLLTIETAKSTVDVEAPTGGTLLAQRAGAGDEVPEFSVVGVIGAEGEAVVEAQTMGGEQPAEPAPETPEPDDAVAPVLTDGAGPGPAPTRRRVSASPRARRIADERSVDVAQVAGSGPLGRVLAADVERAASTQAPPTAAQPAPTVAPATSRTGLESVRVVPVRGARKVTAQRMHASLAGTAQVTLTRYAEADRMLEWVGRLRAAAEGDGDKPRVGVNDALLYVAARVVGEHPAANSWFSWDGIQQFDRVDLGFAVDTDHGLLVPVIRDAHLLSIGRLAAQARDAIGRARSGGLQPDEMDGGTFTVSNLGGLGVHWFTPVLNSPQSCILGVGAAHCAGDGPTLLPLSLTFDHRALDGGAAASLLADLAAAIAHVDVLDAF encoded by the coding sequence ATGGCGACGGAGGTGCGGATCCCGACCACGGGCAACGCGGGGGAGGATGCAGTCCTCGTCGAGTGGCTCGTCGAGGTCGGTCAGCAGGTTGAGGCTGGCGCGACGCTGCTCACCATCGAGACCGCGAAGTCGACGGTCGACGTGGAGGCGCCGACCGGGGGCACCTTGCTGGCGCAGCGCGCGGGCGCGGGCGATGAGGTGCCCGAGTTCTCCGTCGTCGGCGTCATCGGTGCAGAGGGGGAGGCCGTAGTCGAAGCGCAGACGATGGGCGGCGAGCAGCCCGCCGAGCCTGCTCCGGAGACTCCCGAGCCGGATGACGCCGTGGCTCCCGTGCTCACAGACGGTGCCGGGCCGGGCCCCGCTCCGACCCGTCGAAGGGTCTCGGCTTCCCCACGCGCCCGGCGGATCGCTGACGAGCGCAGCGTCGATGTGGCGCAGGTCGCCGGGAGCGGACCGCTCGGGCGTGTGCTGGCGGCCGACGTCGAGCGAGCAGCGTCGACGCAGGCTCCGCCCACAGCTGCGCAACCCGCGCCCACAGTCGCACCGGCGACGTCACGGACAGGGTTGGAGTCCGTGCGAGTGGTGCCGGTGCGCGGCGCACGCAAGGTGACGGCGCAACGCATGCACGCCTCCCTGGCGGGCACGGCCCAGGTGACGCTCACGCGCTACGCAGAGGCTGATCGGATGCTCGAATGGGTCGGACGGCTGCGAGCCGCGGCAGAGGGCGACGGGGACAAGCCGCGCGTCGGCGTCAACGACGCGCTCCTGTATGTCGCCGCTCGGGTCGTCGGGGAGCATCCGGCCGCGAACTCATGGTTCTCCTGGGACGGCATCCAGCAGTTCGATCGCGTCGACCTCGGGTTCGCGGTCGACACCGATCATGGATTGTTGGTGCCGGTCATCCGCGACGCACATCTGCTCTCGATCGGGAGGCTCGCCGCGCAGGCGCGTGACGCCATCGGACGCGCGCGCAGTGGCGGCCTGCAACCCGACGAGATGGATGGCGGCACCTTCACGGTCTCGAACCTCGGGGGTCTCGGCGTGCACTGGTTCACGCCGGTGCTCAACTCGCCGCAGAGCTGCATCCTCGGCGTCGGCGCCGCGCACTGCGCCGGTGACGGCCCCACGCTGCTCCCGCTCTCCCTCACGTTCGACCACCGAGCACTCGACGGCGGCGCCGCCGCATCGCTGCTCGCCGACCTGGCCGCGGCCATCGCGCACGTCGACGTGCTCGACGCCTTCTGA
- a CDS encoding alpha-ketoacid dehydrogenase subunit alpha/beta, translating to MVKELLIDPADIRRPGELRLGTIPVNAYATPLATERERYGDAALERIGRDMLLVREFELMLNAVKREGAYLGVDYTHLGPAHLSIGQEAQAVGQAFTLDARDKVFGSHRSHGEVVAKGLSAIAKADAAQLQDHFSTWAGGEAWRVVRDRLDADDPEQLAINYLMYGMAAETFGRRTGFNRGLGGSMHAFFPPLGIYPNNAIVGGSAPLATGAALYNRLRRQDGIVVASIGDASTGTGPVWESFNFASMSQLTGLMDESHRGGLPVVFFIVNNFYGMGGQPIGETMAFERLSRIGAGVNPQSMHAQSIDGNDPFAVIDAMRDAREHLEAGTGPVLIDCQTYRLSGHSPSDSSSYRSKEEVDAWAKGDPIDRYFSRLVDEGVIADGRHQELKTWAEHTVRAALEVAIDPHVSPRMRLRDDPQVMAGVTFNHTTVDLEAAPAGETTVPLEELPHLQAIAKKSRTGVAEGAALSGAKAVTFRDAIFEAIVLSTAADDRITLWGEENRDWGGSFGVYRGLTEFLPRHRLFNSPISEAAIIGTGVGFALSGGRPLVELMYADFIGRAGDELFNQMAKWQPMSGGLVQLPMVVRISVGAKYGAQHSQDWSSMAATVPGLKIVFPATARDAKGLLIAALRGNDPVLFFESQRLYDQPEIVHPDGVPIGAEPTPIGLPNIVREGSDLTVLTVGATLYRALDAAKRLSEEHGIETEVIDARSLVPFEYELLLASVRKTGRLLCASDANLRGSWLHTVASTVTAEAFDDLDAPVTVLGARNWIAPPAELEWEYFITPEDIIDAVHERIVPLPGHAVQPGRGAWAVPDDSTMGI from the coding sequence ATGGTCAAGGAACTGCTGATCGATCCCGCCGACATCCGCCGGCCGGGCGAGTTGCGACTCGGAACCATCCCAGTGAACGCCTACGCGACGCCGCTCGCGACGGAGCGCGAGCGCTACGGCGACGCGGCGCTCGAGCGCATCGGGCGCGACATGCTGCTGGTGCGCGAGTTCGAGCTCATGCTCAACGCCGTCAAGCGCGAGGGCGCGTACCTGGGCGTCGACTACACGCACCTCGGTCCGGCGCATCTGTCGATCGGTCAGGAGGCGCAAGCCGTCGGCCAGGCGTTCACGCTCGACGCGCGCGACAAGGTCTTCGGCAGCCACCGCAGCCACGGCGAGGTGGTCGCGAAGGGATTGTCGGCGATCGCGAAGGCTGATGCAGCGCAGCTCCAGGACCACTTCTCCACGTGGGCGGGAGGCGAGGCATGGCGTGTCGTGCGCGATCGTCTCGACGCCGACGATCCCGAGCAGCTGGCCATCAACTACCTCATGTACGGCATGGCTGCTGAGACGTTCGGGCGACGGACGGGCTTCAACCGCGGCCTGGGCGGAAGCATGCATGCGTTCTTCCCGCCGCTCGGGATCTATCCCAACAACGCGATCGTGGGTGGGTCGGCACCCCTCGCGACCGGCGCGGCGCTCTACAACCGCCTGCGACGTCAAGACGGCATCGTCGTCGCCAGCATCGGCGATGCCTCAACCGGCACGGGACCGGTGTGGGAGTCGTTCAACTTCGCCTCGATGTCGCAGCTGACCGGCCTCATGGACGAGTCGCATCGCGGCGGGCTGCCGGTGGTGTTCTTCATCGTCAACAACTTCTACGGCATGGGCGGCCAGCCCATCGGCGAGACGATGGCCTTCGAGCGCCTCTCGCGGATCGGCGCTGGCGTGAATCCGCAGAGCATGCACGCGCAGTCGATCGACGGCAACGATCCGTTCGCCGTCATCGACGCCATGCGTGACGCGCGCGAGCACCTGGAGGCCGGCACCGGTCCCGTCTTGATCGACTGCCAGACCTACCGCCTCTCCGGCCACTCGCCGAGCGACTCGAGCTCGTACCGCAGCAAGGAGGAGGTCGACGCATGGGCGAAGGGCGACCCCATCGACCGCTACTTCTCGCGCCTCGTCGACGAAGGCGTGATCGCCGACGGCCGGCACCAGGAGCTCAAGACGTGGGCGGAGCACACCGTGCGCGCCGCGCTCGAGGTTGCCATCGACCCCCACGTGTCGCCCCGGATGCGGCTTCGTGATGACCCGCAGGTGATGGCTGGCGTGACGTTCAACCACACCACGGTCGACCTCGAGGCGGCACCTGCAGGGGAGACCACGGTGCCGCTCGAGGAGCTGCCCCACCTGCAGGCGATCGCCAAGAAGTCACGCACGGGGGTGGCCGAGGGGGCCGCCCTGTCGGGAGCGAAGGCCGTCACGTTCCGGGACGCGATCTTCGAGGCGATCGTGCTGTCGACGGCTGCCGACGACCGCATCACGCTCTGGGGCGAGGAGAACCGTGACTGGGGCGGGTCGTTCGGTGTCTATCGCGGGCTGACGGAGTTCCTGCCCCGGCACCGTCTGTTCAACAGCCCCATCTCGGAAGCGGCGATCATCGGCACGGGTGTCGGCTTCGCGCTCTCCGGTGGCCGCCCACTTGTCGAGCTCATGTACGCGGACTTCATCGGTCGTGCCGGTGACGAGCTCTTCAATCAGATGGCCAAGTGGCAGCCGATGTCCGGCGGGCTCGTGCAGCTGCCCATGGTGGTGCGCATCTCCGTGGGGGCGAAGTACGGCGCGCAGCATTCGCAGGACTGGTCGTCGATGGCGGCGACGGTGCCTGGTCTGAAGATCGTCTTCCCTGCGACGGCGCGCGACGCGAAGGGCTTGCTCATCGCCGCGCTGCGCGGCAACGACCCAGTGTTGTTCTTCGAGAGCCAACGCCTCTACGACCAGCCGGAGATCGTGCATCCCGACGGCGTGCCGATCGGTGCCGAACCGACACCGATCGGGCTCCCGAACATCGTGCGCGAGGGCAGCGACCTGACCGTGCTGACGGTGGGCGCGACCCTCTACCGCGCCCTCGATGCCGCGAAGCGTCTGAGCGAAGAGCACGGCATCGAGACCGAGGTCATCGATGCTCGCTCGCTCGTGCCCTTCGAGTACGAGCTGCTGCTGGCTTCGGTGCGCAAGACCGGCAGACTGCTGTGCGCATCGGACGCCAATCTGCGCGGGTCCTGGCTCCACACCGTGGCCTCGACCGTCACCGCCGAGGCCTTCGACGATCTCGATGCACCGGTGACCGTGCTCGGCGCGCGCAACTGGATCGCACCGCCGGCCGAGCTGGAGTGGGAGTACTTCATCACGCCGGAGGACATCATCGACGCCGTGCACGAACGCATCGTCCCGCTGCCGGGTCATGCGGTGCAGCCCGGCCGAGGCGCATGGGCCGTGCCCGACGACTCGACGATGGGTATCTAG
- the lpdA gene encoding dihydrolipoyl dehydrogenase has product MERFDVVVLGAGPGGYTAAVRAAQLGKRVAIVEPSMWGGVCLNLGCVPAKTLLRHAEIADIITRERARFGLRGEMTADYGVAYARSREVADGRVKGVHYLMRKHGIEEIHGTGRFRDAQTIEVTGVEGVRSTLRFGDAIIATGARPMGLPGIALSERVISYETLIMRADAPTSIVIIGGGAIGVEFASLLAAFGTQVTIVEAMPRLLPNEDDDVAAALEKQLAKRGITVLTSARVAGVDERDGGVRVAVAREDGESELAAELVLVAIGFAPNSGALGLEAAGVRISERGGIEIDERMRTSAGHIWAIGDVTGKLQLAHVAEAQGIVAAESIAGVETVPIADYRMMPRAVFGRPQVASFGLTERDARATGQRIVVSTFPFMANARAHALGEPEGFVKLIADEEHGMLLGAHLIGPDVSELLPELTLAQQYELSAAELARNVHTHPTLSEVILEAAHGVHGSPINL; this is encoded by the coding sequence ATGGAGCGCTTCGACGTCGTCGTGCTCGGCGCCGGGCCCGGGGGCTACACCGCCGCAGTGCGCGCCGCGCAGCTCGGCAAGCGGGTGGCGATCGTCGAGCCGTCGATGTGGGGCGGCGTGTGCCTCAACCTGGGCTGCGTGCCGGCGAAGACGCTGCTGCGGCATGCCGAGATCGCCGACATCATCACGCGGGAGCGCGCTCGATTCGGCTTGCGCGGCGAGATGACGGCGGACTACGGCGTCGCCTACGCGCGCAGCCGCGAGGTCGCGGACGGGCGCGTCAAGGGTGTGCACTACCTGATGCGCAAGCATGGGATCGAGGAGATCCACGGCACCGGTCGGTTCCGAGACGCGCAGACGATCGAGGTCACCGGCGTCGAGGGAGTGCGGAGCACGCTGCGCTTCGGCGACGCGATCATCGCGACGGGCGCCCGCCCGATGGGGCTGCCCGGCATCGCGCTCTCGGAGCGAGTGATCTCCTACGAGACGCTCATCATGCGTGCGGATGCGCCGACGTCGATCGTGATCATCGGCGGCGGTGCGATCGGCGTCGAGTTCGCCAGCCTGCTGGCGGCCTTCGGCACGCAGGTGACGATCGTGGAGGCGATGCCGCGACTGCTGCCGAACGAGGACGACGACGTCGCTGCTGCGTTGGAGAAGCAGCTCGCCAAGCGCGGCATCACCGTGCTCACGTCCGCCCGCGTGGCCGGTGTCGATGAGCGCGATGGAGGCGTTCGTGTCGCGGTTGCACGCGAGGACGGCGAATCGGAGCTCGCGGCTGAACTCGTGCTCGTCGCGATCGGCTTCGCGCCGAACAGCGGTGCGCTGGGGCTCGAGGCTGCCGGAGTGCGGATCTCCGAGCGCGGCGGCATCGAGATCGATGAGCGGATGCGCACGAGCGCCGGGCACATCTGGGCGATCGGCGACGTCACGGGCAAGCTGCAGCTGGCGCACGTGGCTGAAGCCCAAGGCATCGTCGCGGCGGAGTCGATCGCCGGAGTCGAGACCGTCCCGATCGCGGACTACCGGATGATGCCGCGGGCGGTCTTCGGTCGACCGCAGGTGGCGAGCTTCGGCCTGACCGAGCGCGATGCACGCGCGACCGGTCAGCGGATCGTCGTCTCGACATTCCCCTTCATGGCGAACGCGCGTGCGCACGCCCTCGGCGAGCCCGAGGGCTTCGTCAAGCTGATCGCGGACGAGGAGCACGGGATGCTGCTGGGAGCGCATCTCATCGGCCCCGACGTCTCGGAGCTGCTGCCGGAGCTCACGCTCGCACAGCAGTACGAGCTCTCAGCGGCGGAGCTCGCCCGCAACGTCCACACGCATCCCACGCTGAGCGAAGTCATCCTCGAAGCCGCGCACGGCGTGCACGGATCGCCGATCAACCTCTGA
- a CDS encoding sugar-binding domain-containing protein yields the protein MSPSSNADDGLDRGLAVRAARAFYVADRSKIEIAKDLGISRFKVARLLEHARASGIVSIAIDDSGFIDEERSAALRERLGIERAVVVAAHGDDDEVRHTVGRAAASLLSETLTHGEVLGMGWGRTLSATAQELGPLPQVSVVQLTGATEMTRHLSPVEIVRAMSLSAGGEVLPIFAPLLTEDAETAALFRRQPAIHRVLERFDAVTTAVMAVGSWSPPMSQLFDSIEPSLRESLLERGVVAEVGTTLVDSDGQELAPDFSERCISISAEQIKAVPRVLGVAMDARKALALTALTAGGWITEVVVDETLADAVLAGPRR from the coding sequence ATGAGCCCCAGCAGCAACGCTGACGACGGACTCGACCGCGGCCTGGCCGTGCGAGCGGCCCGGGCCTTCTACGTCGCCGATCGCAGCAAGATCGAGATCGCCAAGGATCTCGGCATCTCCCGCTTCAAGGTGGCGCGACTGCTCGAGCATGCCCGCGCATCCGGCATCGTCTCCATCGCGATCGACGACTCCGGGTTCATCGACGAGGAGCGCTCAGCAGCGCTGCGCGAGCGCCTCGGCATCGAGCGTGCCGTGGTGGTCGCCGCACACGGCGACGATGACGAGGTGCGCCACACCGTCGGTCGCGCGGCGGCCTCGCTGCTCTCCGAGACGCTCACCCACGGTGAGGTCCTCGGCATGGGCTGGGGGCGCACGCTGAGCGCGACGGCCCAGGAGCTCGGCCCCCTGCCACAGGTCTCTGTCGTGCAGCTCACCGGCGCGACGGAGATGACGCGCCACCTCTCGCCGGTCGAGATCGTGAGAGCGATGAGCCTCAGCGCCGGAGGCGAGGTGCTGCCGATCTTCGCGCCGCTGCTGACCGAGGACGCGGAGACGGCCGCTCTGTTCCGTCGACAGCCGGCGATCCACCGAGTCCTGGAGCGCTTCGATGCGGTCACGACGGCGGTGATGGCCGTCGGCAGCTGGAGTCCACCGATGTCACAGCTGTTCGATTCGATCGAGCCGAGCCTGCGCGAGTCGCTGCTCGAGCGCGGTGTCGTCGCCGAGGTCGGGACGACGCTCGTCGACAGCGACGGGCAGGAGCTGGCACCCGACTTCTCAGAGCGCTGCATCTCGATCTCTGCCGAGCAGATCAAGGCCGTCCCCCGTGTGCTTGGTGTGGCGATGGATGCGCGAAAGGCGCTGGCCCTCACTGCTCTGACGGCGGGCGGTTGGATCACCGAGGTCGTCGTCGACGAGACGCTTGCCGACGCGGTGCTCGCTGGGCCTCGGCGGTGA